The window gtttctccaatatagaagtcgtggcagttgttgcattgtattttataaattatattggtgttgtgtttgtcagtgtagtttttacataatttgatgtttactggaatgttgtgttttgttataagttatttCCGAATGCtggttattttttcgctataCTTTTTTTGGTATACAGCAggataaggttttgtagtttgttctatctgggaatttattgttgtttatttgttgttggtctaagtgtgtgcgtataattgtTTCCATgggtttttaaaaaattctttgatgttgatgaagtgttttattttgtttatttcatcgttaattttatcgggtgagtatagtttgtttgtttgttttctttaatttcgcacaaagctactcgagggctatctgtgctagccgtccctaatttagtagtgtaagactagagggaaggcagctagtcatcaccacccaccgcctaatcttgggctactcttttaccaatcccaatagtgggattgaccgtaacattataacgcccccacggctgggagggcgagcatgtttggcgcgacggggatgcgaacccgcgaccctcagatcacgagtcgcacgccttaacacgcttggtcatgccgggccagggtgagtatagttttgtgtttatttggtttcttaatatgttaagttttgttttgtttcatgtgctgagttccagggaatgtataattcagtatgggtgatttttctgtggatttctgttttgaattgtgtatcagttcttgtaattttgagattaagaaatactattggatataaagttctaaaactTACTTGCAGGCTTCAgctgttgggacttctgtgaagaggaagattacatcaaaactggccattaagactttatgatttagttatatatttaaagttaaaagagtatttgaaaaaagagccggctgatgttacatatttagaaaatgtccacacTATATATGTTTACTGAgattgtagttaaatgattcataaatCCACTTTATGGGTCATGATGGACAATCAGGTTAGTGAGGTTTGAGGGTGCCTTATAGTTGTGGtatgcgtgagtcggtctttccTAGGTAAGagtaaatgttttctgagattgtgttgttgtttttttcatttgtagtataattttgtttaattggttttcatgtgtttttgttggatttgtgttcagtagtttaaatttgtttgtttctgataaaatgttgttcgtttttttaatttattcatttttgttcattataactatagcactgcctttatctgcttttagaattttgatgttgatgttttgttttaagttgtttatagaattaatatatttttgtgtgaggttgtttttttagttttcttttctgtaaaattatgttgatagttttgtgtgaaaatcctttgaaaaaatgtttaagatCCTATTTTGAGGTGTTTCAGGGAAATGGGATGTCTTCAATGTACCTGGAAAGATATGTTGTTTGTTATCGGTGGAATTGTTTTCGAAGTTGTATACTTTCTGGTGGTTGTTGTCCGTTCTTTTGTTGGTATTTTCAGTTTGTATAGAGTGGGTCACCAGCTAGGTCTTCCAGGCAGGCTTTCATTTCAATAGATgaaatatttctaggtgttactgctaagttgagtcctttgttgagtagatgtatttcttcatttattaattttcggtcggatctgttaattacgaggtttGTTGGTGGTTGGTCGTGTCGGcgccttttttgttgttgttggcacctgagtttatctagtttcttgttgttggcaccttagtttatctagtttcttgttgttggcaccttagtttatcttgtttcttgttgttggcaccttagtttatctagtttcttgttgttggcaccttagtttatctagtttcttgttgttggcaccttagtttatcttgtttcttgttgttggcaccttagtttatttagtttcttgttgTGGCGGACTTTCTTTTCCTTGTCGTTCTTACTATTGAGTTGATcgacatcaacaaattttctcaaaaaaccgtggaaaaaattatacgcacacacctaaaccaacaacaataaatcccaagatacaacaaactacaaaaccttatactgctgcacaTCATACGTTCCCGACATTAGCAAAATGATAGCCAACATTTGGAAagaacttataacaaaacacaacatttcagttaacaccaaatttattcaaaaaccaggtacaaaactaaagtccatactatgtaaaaactatactgacaaacacaacaccaacataatttataaaatacaatgcaacaactgccacgactcctacattggagaaacaagcagataAATGGAaaatagattcaaagaacaaaaacttGTGAAGGTGTTTCTgtttaacactgcaaatcaaataaacacaacataatcatagaaaacaccctgatattaagtagggaaacaaatataaacaaacgcaaaatcagagaaatcctacttatacagcaactaaaaccaaaattaaaccaatataaagagacacctttatacctatactaattaataacctaacatctgaCTGCAATTCCCCCTACAATACCGTGCACGTTTATACTCTCGTACCTAAGACTTGTATCCGGCAACGGttacattcaaactctctctttcttaacctaaagatgacctaggaaggttgaaacgtttttctctccttagcaataaaagtgttaataccacaacagccattctgagatacatttttatttcaagtgggattCTCGTCGCGAAGAATTACTTCATCAATGTCTAGTTTCAATGAAGTCAAAATTCgttatgtgtaataaaaataataaatgaatgactcATTGTATTTGTCCATTTTCTAAATTATCGTTGGTTACTATTAAACATACATAAACCTTGTGAAAcctttgaaaacattttcaaactctTCATACCTTCTTTCAGAGAAATTTCTGTTGTTTCACAAATCAAACAACCAATTATGAACGACTTActaattactaatattttaaataccacATATTTCAGATTGTCTATCATGAAACACGCGTACAGATTACCAGGTGTCGTTTCTAAGTTCATAGAACTAACGAACACGTATCTGATGTCTGCGATATAGgcagttatttgttatttatgacAACACTTGatcaaatgtaaagtttaaagATGTTGACGTCACcgacacaaacacacacagattaTCAAGGCTATTATTTGAAATACCAGAACTTTCAGACTGTTTTAAGTTAAGACACTAAAAATAAACAGCACGCACACAAACTGGAAACAGAAATTTAAGAATTAGAAAGGTCGGACACAATCAGTGTGGACATGACGTCAATACGAGATTGCTTGGATGGTAATCACGCATATAGTGCAGGGGTGTGGCTTAACGAGTCGATGACCTTAACTCattaatcatattaaaaagaacattaaatgtttctttctacATCATTCGAAActtatgtacatataaatatatctagAGAAAGACTATTTAAGTACTAGGTTGCAAAAGTTGAGCAGAGTTCGAAGAAACAAGGTCTGACAGTCTGAAGTGACACAGACCATCCTGGTtaggaaaatttataaaattagaaaaatcatAGAATTAGGATTACTAAGTAAATTTCACAACAACTGGTCAGCTAGTCCAAGGACCAAGGGATTAGCGTTTTTCATAATATGAATTATACAATTCAGTTTTTGTCATATATGCATGTGTTactataatacttttataataaattgcTGAATATAATCAATTAGACTGTAActataatacacaatatattcaataatataCTCTACATATGTATACCTTATTACTGAACTTTCTTTACATAACGTTTAAATGATTAATTTACTACTTAGCATAGATATTACGGAAAAAATCAGAATGTTTCACTCCATTTAGAACATAATGAAAGTTCTATCTGAACATGCAACATTTACATTTACTGGAACTTTTATAACACATTATCACTATCTGTGTATAtacaatgtgtttaaaatatatggctcatttacaaaactgtaaatatgtaGTGACATATATATCAGTTGAAACATTGACTGTTGTAAGTTCATTATATAGTTATACAAAACAGTAACTGCGTATTCTCAATATTTGATGAGTTAACATACAGTTATGGCATACTGCATCTACAGAAAATGGTCACTGTATCAGTCAGCttggaacaaaataaaaaataaattctgcTTAAATATGTGAGATAtcactattattttaattatctcatGTTTAGTAACATTGCTGCTATATATTTGACAAAGAGTTCAAATCATTGACATTAGCCAGTTTTGATCTATCTAATAGcgatattaagtttattttatgacgCTTTTTAAACCATAGACAGGACAAAGGTTTCTTCTACGTAAACATTTCCATCAGGATTTTTTTCAATCACACACAGTACATACTAACTGTCTAAAACATTTTGGAGTACATCAATCATGACGTCAAGCATACAGTACATATTCTTTTACCTTAATATCGTTTCTCTATTAATTCATTTTTCctagaaatgtaaataataaatgaatgacttactattttactaaaagtttacgaaacattaaaattaacGAGTAGATCAATACAATCTTGAACTCGAGTAAAAAATCATCACATGATCGCTTATAATATGAGCCAACGATGATGACAtcattgtataaataatataatccaTGGTTAGAAATAAGAAACTGTCTCTATTTGAGAGAATCGTCacaaattattctttaaacaattaGTTTACTAATACTTAAAATACCAAACCTACCATTTTCGATTATTCACTTTGTCTACTTATGAGTAGACAAAGCATATTTTGCAATACAAATTTGACACCTTTTCGAACTATGACCTTGTAATCTTTGACACCATTCCCTTTCTTTTCATTCCTTCCCCTGATGTAGTCAATCACTATGAGGCGGTATCCTTTTGATGTGACACTCCCTCTATAACTACTGATGATGCCGTGCACAACGGATACTTAGGTTGATGCTTCAAGTCTTAAAACAAACAACCGAGTACACATTTGATATGACTGTTTTTCTTTGACCTGATGTCCAGTATTAAGCGATTGAATCTTATAGAATTTGTTTTGCTCGAGGGTGCAGCAGGAATTAATGTAGAGGTGGCGTTTTCTCTTATCTTTgatgatattttttatatatcatcACCACGTAGATTTGATGTATATACCCTTTTCCTTTGAGCGCACATTCTTTATTATGACTGAATGACGTTTCGCTGAGAATACTTTAGTCTCAAACTTATAATTCACTTAGTGCGCAAAACATTGTTGGGTTCAAAATCATAATAGTTTCTCAGTTTCATTGCATGTCATTTCTAATGTGTAATAACACAAATTGTTTATGTTGAATAAGCTACGATTCGATTTGATTGATACATAAGATCAGTACAGATTTAATCAGTGgtaaaatttacacattttatgtCACAAGAAACGATTCAAAACTTCGAATATTCACATTTTAGTACAAACTCAGCTTTTATAGAAAAGCAGTCAAAACcgttatttatgaatattttgtttgaatattcaCAATATTTCATACAGATTACGCTTATTCATATTAGAAACtgaatattaagaaagaaaaagtgaCCTTAAACTAAGTAAAATACATCAGTAAAACTCAGTGAACATGGAAAAAGTAAGGATGACACAATAAACGAGTTCGGGGCCTGTAAATATACCGTAGTGTTATTTCACATAAGGTAAGTATGTACTTATTTTTAGGTCATCACTTGTATAAGCAAACATCTTATGTTATACACTTTTACTCTTTCTTGGCATTAAATTTATATGAAGCTCTCAGCCTAGTTAGCCAAAGGCAAAGTtgtagggctatctgtgctagccatccctaattttgcagtgtaagactagagggaaagccaccacccaccgccaactcttgggctactcttttaccaacgaatagtgggattgactgtcacattataacgtccccatggctgaaagggcgagcatgtttggcgcgacggggatgcgaacccgcgatcctcagattacgagtcgaacgccttaacacgcttggccatgcctggtccAGGGCTGAAAGagacttaaaattattttgtctttcacTGAAAGAAGCGTCAGCACACTTTGAAACAAGGTCTGATAAATATCcataagtttaacataattataattaagtaaTAACTTCAACTCGCTATCATCAGGCTTAGCTTCTtctataaattttctttaatttcgttTCAActagaaattacaaaattatatctaTCTAATTTGCGGTAAAGAAATCAAGCAAAATAAGTGTGAGAAATACCACAGAATCATATATATAATGACTGTAAATGAAAAGTATGTCAAAAGCGAGAACCATTACAGAAATAGGTGTGTTctagttgtattaaaatattcagtaaaaatgtGAAAGACATAACAGAAATACATATATCCTAGcggaaataaattattaagtaaaaaagTTAGAAGCATTACAGAAATGCACGTATCCTGTTTGTagtgaaattataagtaaaaagAGAGAAACAATACAAAAAGACATGCATCCTAGTTATATTGAAATAATCAATAGAAATAATTGAGAAACATTATGATATAGAATGTTTATGAAATGTAATCAATATTTCTAACTTGCTTATTACAGTTTCCTAAAAATGGTAAACattacatttcaaaaaatgagttatttaatattaataatcgtataaaaacaggcccggcatggccaagcgtgttaaggcgtgcgactcgtaatcagagagtcgtgggttcgcatccgagtcgtgTTAAACAGGCTCCCcatttcagccgtcggggcgttataatgtgatagtcaatcccactattcgttggtgaaagagtagcccaagagttggcggtgggtgatgatgactagctgccttccctctagtcttacactgctgaattagggatggctagcacagatagccctcgagtagctttgtgcgaaattaaaaaaaacgtacaatttttttttttcatataaactcTGGAGATCTACAGAATATGATGACATGAAATACCATTTAGACTTAACTTATACCTTAACTCCGTAGGTAGCACAATTGGCAAGACTAATAAAATCTTACctcttcaaaaagaaaacaatagcaCCGACAAGTAACATGACCAGACAATGTTACGTAATTAAGAATTCGGGGCTTGACTTTCGATGAGATAGTAGAAAAGTTGTTGTTAACCTTTATGGgctcttaatattttttattataaatgaattagaAAAGTCTAGGTTTTAAACCATCGACTTTCCgtaatttttttcattagaaagaaaaaaaagagagagagagaatacaGTAGAAACTGATCATATGGGAATATAGAATGTTTAAatatagaatgtttaaattaatgttacagGTTGGAAAGAATTTCTTTTCCTGATGACAACATTATACATTTCACACAACGGGATATATTTCTTCCAACATCGTACCCTTGATCTCCTACCGACTAAGAAGTTGTTATCGTGGCCTGTTTCTGTTCGTTCAGATAGTAATACCGACACATTGTGACGTTTATCGACAGGTTTAACGTATCATTCAGCTGCTGGGAACTGTCAATAAAGGCATGATCATTCTATCATGCTTCGAACCTGATTGTTTACTTGTTCTTTATCTTGTCTCCAACCTGTAAGAATGATCATCGTGTTGATCTGGACTATAATATTGACTGTTGATGGCTGGAAATCGGACAAAGTAGAAGAAAAAACACATGAACAAGTACTGGCCACTTCTGATAAAAGTCTCTTAAGAAATATTTCCAAGTTTCACTGTGATGAGATATTTACAGTTATTCATGATAACGTTACCGAAGCTAAAGAAGAAAATGTTCATATTGTCTTAAGTCATCCATTTCTGGATATTAATCAGGGTTTAGTTCCTGGAGTCGTTTATGATGGtgagcaacttttttttttaatagaaagtCTGTCATTTGCTTTGTTAAATTTTGGTAAACAAATAACACGTATCACAATAGTAAATAAAGACAGCACAATGATTTAATAGTTTGCGTTCACTTACTGATTATAACTGTTAATTTATTGCAAGTTGCAGTTTGTAcattaagaaagaatattttttaaaaaaacaggaaaaatttTGATCATTCGTACGATAATTCTCTAGAACACGTTTTAACTTacatgttcaaaaatatttttccttgctgtaaaaactataaattgtaatgaaataacagtgatttatttattttgtggaaaataatatattttaggtcataattaaatttgaataacatctgaaattgtatgttttattatatcctAACAATTGAATTTGTAgactttattattattcttaaacatTGTGCAATAcctattttaatgatttttttcttttgagttgTGTTTATAACCTAATAGTCGgaacagataaaacatttttaaaagagcAGAAGTGAAAACATATTCTGAAGATATAACCGTTCTTTCTTGCACAAGTAACCTATTATATTATTAgtaagataaacaaaaaattgaGAATTGAAAAAAACTTTCAGAAATGAATAGTgaaaaagcaaagaaacaaagcGGAAGATACTGTTGacattatttacttaaactacaaatccctattaTGACTCaattgtagtttgagtaaataatgtctaccgTACTTCCGATCTTGTTTCCTTACCTTTTTACAATCTCTATTTGCAGGTTTTAAAATTCCCAGTTTTAATTAATCTTCTTTGCTGGTTTTTTATATGCTGAACGATGGACAACAGATTACTTGATATAGTGtctaactttatacattgtaatgataataagcATAGCTGGCTACCTAATACGGTtaatgatgatttactgtagctattaactatttgatcgcattagtaAAGTGTTATGGagatttattttagaatatagcgaattttatttttcttgtaagtCAAACATGTATGCTTTTGTGATTCTTATACGTGcactgtcttatcagtcaaaagcaaacgtttaaaaaattttttttgagcTGAAGTTTTACTGATTAAGGTGGTTTTTGGCCGAATGTTCTATTATGGTTTTGTGTAATTTCTTGTGATCTCTGTTATGAACCATGATAGTGGTTCAAGAAATcttattcaaactttaataatagtacattttcagcacaacataaataattacaaacacattGCAACCACAATGCTAAAAAACAGCATTAATAACAATCACTTAAAATCGACAGATTCAAGGTCTTTTTCAACAGTATTAACGTCAATGTTCGGAACAGCAGTAGGTTTAGGTACATAAACACTAAAATCTGCCCTTCGATTTCTTCGCGGTAGACGtaacttgatgtggctttgctataaaacaaacaaatatatgaaaatcaGTTTTTCAAAATTCAGCTTCTTTCATTCAGGTGAGGGTACTTAGTAATAGTAATTTCTGATTTTGATAATCATGGAAACTATGTACATACGTACCTGTTTACTAAGAGGCTTTGGTAAACATTTATGTTGCTAGTGGACAACAATAACTCACTAACACTTCTACACAGTATTCTTATTTCTGTTTCATTCCAATCCTTGGGCCCACTGAtgctaatgttgtttttttttctttttttgtctttAAGTACAATAACAATTTAcacccttgtacaaattaattgaaacaatatgataaattatgattttttcatttttttgcgttttatttctgagaatccaaaaattactcacaagttaatacatgatatgaccacctttatttttcagaagattattaatcctctttggcatcgagtccacgagttgactgcaatctttactaatttttgaatcGCGATACCACACTTCAATTATGgcttcaattagcttatctttcgtagtacagtcttttacccgaagtttttctttacaaatcgctcaaagattttcaataggatttaagtccggagagtttccaagccagtccagcacctttattcgcgttgcagtcataaaattcttcacaagtttcgatgtgtggcacggagacagatcttgctgaaaaatgccagatccatctggaaatcctttttttcaattctggaacgactcttctctgcaaaacttcgatgtactgtggttctCGGATCATACCTTTTACGATATGTAAcactccgacgccatagtagctgaaaaagccccaaatcATCTTCTTCAAGGGGtgttttacgaactgactgatgtgagattctcgaagtttctcacctggagatctgcaaacatgcagacttctttgaacctgtacaaagaaatgagtctcgtcactgaataacaccttccttcattgttcttgcgtcaagtt of the Tachypleus tridentatus isolate NWPU-2018 chromosome 13, ASM421037v1, whole genome shotgun sequence genome contains:
- the LOC143236465 gene encoding uncharacterized protein LOC143236465, whose protein sequence is MIIVLIWTIILTVDGWKSDKVEEKTHEQVLATSDKSLLRNISKFHCDEIFTVIHDNVTEAKEENVHIVLSHPFLDINQGLVPGVVYDVWLTAFKNIGRPLVITSLPAGDFTWYPSSAVPCVQTNDSLTTVVLLTLEAELHLNWFIPANTTEKILYLE